The following are encoded in a window of Balaenoptera ricei isolate mBalRic1 chromosome 1, mBalRic1.hap2, whole genome shotgun sequence genomic DNA:
- the SLC35E2B gene encoding solute carrier family 35 member E2B isoform X1 gives MEGQKLRVSDGAGQPSHKGHLKTLDEILRSRPAPRPVPPTWPLPPSPRPCPALPAAPEMSASAKPAALAELAPGPGEKPGGRPLLAWGPVFGHRSEKIAFGQSEGGPDEQVLTVTVTETTVIEADLGVWGARALIYLTLWFFFSFCTLFLNKHILSLLEGEPSMLGAVQMLSTTLIGCVKIFVPCCLYQHKTRLSYPPNFIMTMLFVGLMRFATVVLGLVSLKNVAVSFAETVKSSAPIFTVILSRTVLGEHTGLLVNLSLIPVMGGLALCTATEMSFNFLGFSAALSTNIMDCLQNVFSKKLLSGDKYRFSAAELQFYTSAAAVAMLVPAWIFFMDLPVIGRSGRSFRYSQDVLLLLLADGVLFHLQSVTAYALMGRISPVTFSVASTVKHALSIWLSVIVFGNRVTSLSAVGTVLVTAGVLLYNKAKQQQREAMQSLAAATSQSPDGSPEPLLPPDPRPRH, from the exons ATGGAGGGACAGAAACTCAGAGTCTCTGACGGGGCAGGTCAACCCTCCCACAAAGGACACCTCAAAACACTGGATGAAATATTAAGAAGTCGG CCCGCGCCCCGCCCAGTGCCGCCCACATGGCCGCTGCCTCCGTCCCCGCGTCCCTGCCCTGCGCTGCCCGCCGCCCCTGAGATGTCGGCATCCGCTAAGCCCGCGGCCCTGGCAGAGCTGGCTCCGGGCCCCGGTGAGAAGCCGGGGGGACGGCCGCTCCTGGCCTGGGGCCCCGTGTTCGGCCACCGGAGTGAGAAGATCGCGTTTGGCCAGAGCGAAGGTGGCCCCGACGAGCAGGTGCTCACGGTCACCGTCACCGAGACGACTGTCATCGAGGCGGACCTGGGCGTGTGGGGTGCCCGTGCCCTCATCTACCTCACACTCTGGTTCTTCTTCAGCTTCTGCACCCTGTTTCTCAACAAGCACATCCTGTCCCTGCTGGAAGGGGAGCCCAGCATGCTAG GGGCCGTGCAGATGCTGTCAACCACGCTCATCGGCTGTGTCAAAATATTTGTTCCCTGCTGTTTGTATCAGCACAAAACCCGGCTTTCTTACCCTCCCAACTTCATCATGACCATGTTGTTCGTGGGTCTCATGAG GTTTGCAACAGTGGTTTTGGGTCTGGTCAGCCTGAAAAATGTGGCGGTGTCCTTTGCTGAGACGGTGAAGAGCTCGGCCCCCATCTTCACTGTGATCCTGTCCCGGACCGTCCTGGGGGAGCACACCG GGCTGCTGGTCAACCTCTCGCTCATCCCTGTCATGGGCGGCCTGGCGCTGTGCACGGCCACCGAGATGAGCTTCAACTTCTTGGGGTTTTCGGCCGCCTTGTCCACCAACATCATGGACTG TTTGCAGAACGTTTTCTCCAAAAAGCTCCTCAGCGGGGACAAATATAGGTTCTC GGCCGCGGAGCTGCAGTTCTACACCAGCGCGGCAGCCGTGGCCATGCTCGTCCCGGCCTGGATCTTCTTCATG GACTTGCCGGTGATCGGGAGGAGCGGGAGGAGCTTCCGCTACAGCCAGGacgtgctgctgctgctgctggcggACGGCGTCCTGTTCCACCTGCAGAGCGTCACGGCCTACGCCCTCATGGGGAGGATCTCCCCCGTGACCTTCAG TGTCGCCAGCACCGTCAAGCACGCCCTGTCCATCTGGCTCAGCGTCATCGTTTTCGGCAACAGGGTCACCAGCCTGTCAGCCGTGGGCACCGTGCTGGTGACAGCCGGAGTCCTGCTCTACAACAAGGCCAAGCAGCAGCAGCGGGAGGCCATGCAGAGCCTGGCTGCGGCCACCAGCCAGTCCCCGGACGGCAGCCCGGAGCCGCTGCTCCCCCCGGACCCCCGGCCACGCCACTGA
- the SLC35E2B gene encoding solute carrier family 35 member E2B isoform X3 translates to MEGQKLRVSDGAGQPSHKGHLKTLDEILRSRPAPRPVPPTWPLPPSPRPCPALPAAPEMSASAKPAALAELAPGPGEKPGGRPLLAWGPVFGHRSEKIAFGQSEGGPDEQVLTVTVTETTVIEADLGVWGARALIYLTLWFFFSFCTLFLNKHILSLLEGEPSMLGAVQMLSTTLIGCVKIFVPCCLYQHKTRLSYPPNFIMTMLFVGLMRFATVVLGLVSLKNVAVSFAETVKSSAPIFTVILSRTVLGEHTGLLVNLSLIPVMGGLALCTATEMSFNFLGFSAALSTNIMDCLQNVFSKKLLSGDKYRFSAAELQFYTSAAAVAMLVPAWIFFMDLPVIGRSGRSFRYSQDVLLLLLADGVLFHLQSVTAYALMGRISPVTFRKDPSTKEWG, encoded by the exons ATGGAGGGACAGAAACTCAGAGTCTCTGACGGGGCAGGTCAACCCTCCCACAAAGGACACCTCAAAACACTGGATGAAATATTAAGAAGTCGG CCCGCGCCCCGCCCAGTGCCGCCCACATGGCCGCTGCCTCCGTCCCCGCGTCCCTGCCCTGCGCTGCCCGCCGCCCCTGAGATGTCGGCATCCGCTAAGCCCGCGGCCCTGGCAGAGCTGGCTCCGGGCCCCGGTGAGAAGCCGGGGGGACGGCCGCTCCTGGCCTGGGGCCCCGTGTTCGGCCACCGGAGTGAGAAGATCGCGTTTGGCCAGAGCGAAGGTGGCCCCGACGAGCAGGTGCTCACGGTCACCGTCACCGAGACGACTGTCATCGAGGCGGACCTGGGCGTGTGGGGTGCCCGTGCCCTCATCTACCTCACACTCTGGTTCTTCTTCAGCTTCTGCACCCTGTTTCTCAACAAGCACATCCTGTCCCTGCTGGAAGGGGAGCCCAGCATGCTAG GGGCCGTGCAGATGCTGTCAACCACGCTCATCGGCTGTGTCAAAATATTTGTTCCCTGCTGTTTGTATCAGCACAAAACCCGGCTTTCTTACCCTCCCAACTTCATCATGACCATGTTGTTCGTGGGTCTCATGAG GTTTGCAACAGTGGTTTTGGGTCTGGTCAGCCTGAAAAATGTGGCGGTGTCCTTTGCTGAGACGGTGAAGAGCTCGGCCCCCATCTTCACTGTGATCCTGTCCCGGACCGTCCTGGGGGAGCACACCG GGCTGCTGGTCAACCTCTCGCTCATCCCTGTCATGGGCGGCCTGGCGCTGTGCACGGCCACCGAGATGAGCTTCAACTTCTTGGGGTTTTCGGCCGCCTTGTCCACCAACATCATGGACTG TTTGCAGAACGTTTTCTCCAAAAAGCTCCTCAGCGGGGACAAATATAGGTTCTC GGCCGCGGAGCTGCAGTTCTACACCAGCGCGGCAGCCGTGGCCATGCTCGTCCCGGCCTGGATCTTCTTCATG GACTTGCCGGTGATCGGGAGGAGCGGGAGGAGCTTCCGCTACAGCCAGGacgtgctgctgctgctgctggcggACGGCGTCCTGTTCCACCTGCAGAGCGTCACGGCCTACGCCCTCATGGGGAGGATCTCCCCCGTGACCTTCAG GAAGGACCCCAGCACGAAAGAGTGGGGTTAG
- the SLC35E2B gene encoding solute carrier family 35 member E2B isoform X2 codes for MEGQKLRVSDGAGQPSHKGHLKTLDEILRSRPAPRPVPPTWPLPPSPRPCPALPAAPEMSASAKPAALAELAPGPGEKPGGRPLLAWGPVFGHRSEKIAFGQSEGGPDEQVLTVTVTETTVIEADLGVWGARALIYLTLWFFFSFCTLFLNKHILSLLEGEPSMLGAVQMLSTTLIGCVKIFVPCCLYQHKTRLSYPPNFIMTMLFVGLMRFATVVLGLVSLKNVAVSFAETVKSSAPIFTVILSRTVLGEHTGLLVNLSLIPVMGGLALCTATEMSFNFLGFSAALSTNIMDCLQNVFSKKLLSGDKYRFSAAELQFYTSAAAVAMLVPAWIFFMDLPVIGRSGRSFRYSQDVLLLLLADGVLFHLQSVTAYALMGRISPVTFSRKDPSTKEWG; via the exons ATGGAGGGACAGAAACTCAGAGTCTCTGACGGGGCAGGTCAACCCTCCCACAAAGGACACCTCAAAACACTGGATGAAATATTAAGAAGTCGG CCCGCGCCCCGCCCAGTGCCGCCCACATGGCCGCTGCCTCCGTCCCCGCGTCCCTGCCCTGCGCTGCCCGCCGCCCCTGAGATGTCGGCATCCGCTAAGCCCGCGGCCCTGGCAGAGCTGGCTCCGGGCCCCGGTGAGAAGCCGGGGGGACGGCCGCTCCTGGCCTGGGGCCCCGTGTTCGGCCACCGGAGTGAGAAGATCGCGTTTGGCCAGAGCGAAGGTGGCCCCGACGAGCAGGTGCTCACGGTCACCGTCACCGAGACGACTGTCATCGAGGCGGACCTGGGCGTGTGGGGTGCCCGTGCCCTCATCTACCTCACACTCTGGTTCTTCTTCAGCTTCTGCACCCTGTTTCTCAACAAGCACATCCTGTCCCTGCTGGAAGGGGAGCCCAGCATGCTAG GGGCCGTGCAGATGCTGTCAACCACGCTCATCGGCTGTGTCAAAATATTTGTTCCCTGCTGTTTGTATCAGCACAAAACCCGGCTTTCTTACCCTCCCAACTTCATCATGACCATGTTGTTCGTGGGTCTCATGAG GTTTGCAACAGTGGTTTTGGGTCTGGTCAGCCTGAAAAATGTGGCGGTGTCCTTTGCTGAGACGGTGAAGAGCTCGGCCCCCATCTTCACTGTGATCCTGTCCCGGACCGTCCTGGGGGAGCACACCG GGCTGCTGGTCAACCTCTCGCTCATCCCTGTCATGGGCGGCCTGGCGCTGTGCACGGCCACCGAGATGAGCTTCAACTTCTTGGGGTTTTCGGCCGCCTTGTCCACCAACATCATGGACTG TTTGCAGAACGTTTTCTCCAAAAAGCTCCTCAGCGGGGACAAATATAGGTTCTC GGCCGCGGAGCTGCAGTTCTACACCAGCGCGGCAGCCGTGGCCATGCTCGTCCCGGCCTGGATCTTCTTCATG GACTTGCCGGTGATCGGGAGGAGCGGGAGGAGCTTCCGCTACAGCCAGGacgtgctgctgctgctgctggcggACGGCGTCCTGTTCCACCTGCAGAGCGTCACGGCCTACGCCCTCATGGGGAGGATCTCCCCCGTGACCTTCAG TAGGAAGGACCCCAGCACGAAAGAGTGGGGTTAG